A DNA window from Sphingopyxis macrogoltabida contains the following coding sequences:
- a CDS encoding response regulator transcription factor, with translation MRALVVEDDPAVASELVRGMTAAGFVVDLAGDGQQAWFNGDVEEYDVAVVDLGLPRLDGLSVIKRWRDAGRNFPVLILSARGEWTDKVAGIEVGADDYMAKPWAMEELVARLRGLIRRAAGRSSPMLQAGPVRIDTHRMTATLDGALVKLSPLEYRLLDYLAHHAGRAVPATELSDHLYGDADTENTNAIEALIARLRRKLGAGTIETRRGFGYLVPAAAA, from the coding sequence ATGCGTGCATTGGTGGTCGAGGACGATCCGGCGGTCGCGTCCGAACTGGTGCGCGGGATGACCGCGGCCGGCTTCGTCGTCGACCTGGCGGGCGACGGACAGCAGGCGTGGTTCAACGGCGATGTCGAGGAATATGACGTCGCGGTCGTCGACCTTGGCCTGCCGCGGCTCGACGGTCTGTCGGTGATCAAGCGCTGGCGCGACGCGGGGCGGAACTTTCCCGTCCTGATCCTGTCGGCGCGCGGCGAATGGACCGACAAGGTCGCCGGGATCGAGGTCGGCGCCGACGATTATATGGCCAAGCCGTGGGCGATGGAGGAACTGGTCGCGCGGCTGCGTGGGCTGATCCGCCGCGCCGCCGGGCGGTCGAGCCCGATGCTGCAGGCGGGGCCGGTGCGGATCGACACGCACCGCATGACCGCGACGCTCGACGGCGCGCTGGTCAAGCTGTCGCCGCTCGAATACCGGCTGCTCGACTATCTGGCGCATCATGCCGGGCGGGCCGTGCCGGCGACCGAATTGTCCGACCATCTTTATGGCGACGCCGACACCGAAAACACCAATGCGATCGAGGCGCTGATTGCGCGGTTGCGCCGCAAGCTGGGGGCGGGGACGATCGAGACCCGGCGCGGCTTCGGCTATCTGGTGCCGGCCGCCGCCGCGTGA
- a CDS encoding PepSY domain-containing protein encodes MKKTLLIAAAVAAFAIPASTSFAYGDKDDRADQQAASAALARGEILPIARVLAIATGRVPGDVLKVELEREKFGFKYEVKILTGSGRVREVEIDAKTGRVIKIEDD; translated from the coding sequence ATGAAAAAGACCCTCCTCATCGCGGCCGCAGTTGCCGCCTTCGCCATTCCCGCTTCTACCTCGTTCGCCTATGGCGACAAGGACGACCGGGCCGACCAGCAAGCCGCCAGCGCGGCACTCGCGCGTGGGGAGATCCTGCCGATCGCCCGCGTCCTTGCGATCGCGACCGGGCGCGTCCCGGGCGACGTGCTGAAGGTCGAGCTCGAGCGCGAAAAATTCGGTTTCAAATATGAGGTGAAAATCCTCACCGGAAGCGGCAGGGTGCGCGAGGTCGAAATCGACGCCAAGACCGGCCGGGTAATCAAGATCGAGGATGATTGA
- a CDS encoding histidine-type phosphatase gives MKRIFLLSTALLAACAAPAPGTGAASPAAAPGPLKLEKVVMLMRHGIRPPTKAAVVPPGYSDERWPDWPVDYGLLTPRGGAGARLLGESDRFWFGDRGLFPDGCPAAGTIVLKASYKQRTIDTARNWAAGFMPGCAADVAHPAGADDDAIFHGLDGAPPSFDGKRAYDASLAEAPEGGLAADTERHRGELTLLAKVLNCAVPACPLVAEPSRLIAQPHDRPDLEGPLDVGSTASQTLLLEYLEGMPMEQVGWGRVSRAEIEQLLRFHPLKFRYANRPGYIAAAAAAPIVGEIVAALGDTSPARLTLLAGHDTNVADLGGFFDLHWQVPSYPADEVPPGSALGFELVSNAKGERYVRAFYRGQTMDQLRNLEPLGRGDALFRRYLPIPGCGNSAEATACTWTAFTRLAAPRG, from the coding sequence GTGAAGCGGATATTCCTCCTGTCGACTGCGCTGCTGGCCGCCTGCGCGGCGCCTGCCCCCGGCACCGGCGCCGCATCGCCCGCCGCCGCGCCGGGACCGCTCAAGCTCGAAAAGGTCGTGATGCTGATGCGCCACGGCATCCGCCCGCCGACCAAGGCGGCGGTCGTCCCGCCCGGCTATTCGGACGAACGCTGGCCCGACTGGCCGGTCGACTATGGCCTGCTCACCCCGCGCGGCGGCGCCGGGGCCAGACTGCTCGGCGAAAGCGACCGCTTCTGGTTCGGCGACCGCGGCCTGTTTCCGGACGGCTGCCCCGCCGCGGGGACCATCGTGCTCAAGGCGAGCTACAAGCAGCGGACGATCGACACCGCGCGCAACTGGGCCGCGGGCTTCATGCCCGGCTGCGCCGCCGATGTGGCGCACCCGGCGGGCGCCGACGACGATGCGATCTTCCACGGCCTCGACGGTGCGCCGCCGTCGTTCGACGGCAAGCGCGCCTATGACGCCTCGCTCGCCGAGGCGCCCGAGGGCGGGCTCGCCGCCGACACCGAACGCCATCGCGGCGAACTCACCCTGCTGGCAAAGGTCCTGAACTGCGCCGTCCCCGCCTGCCCGCTCGTTGCCGAGCCGAGCCGGCTGATCGCGCAGCCGCACGACCGTCCCGACCTCGAAGGGCCGCTCGACGTCGGCTCGACCGCCAGCCAGACGCTGCTCCTCGAATATCTCGAAGGCATGCCGATGGAGCAGGTCGGCTGGGGCCGCGTCAGCCGCGCCGAGATCGAACAGTTGTTGCGCTTCCATCCGCTGAAGTTCCGCTACGCCAACCGCCCCGGCTATATCGCCGCCGCCGCCGCTGCGCCCATCGTCGGCGAAATCGTCGCGGCGCTCGGCGATACCAGCCCCGCGCGGCTGACCCTGCTCGCCGGCCACGACACCAATGTCGCCGACCTCGGCGGCTTCTTCGACCTCCACTGGCAGGTGCCGAGCTATCCCGCCGACGAGGTGCCGCCGGGCAGCGCCCTCGGTTTCGAACTGGTCAGCAATGCCAAGGGCGAACGCTATGTCCGCGCCTTCTATCGCGGCCAGACGATGGACCAGCTCCGCAATCTCGAACCGCTCGGCCGCGGCGACGCCCTCTTCCGCCGCTACCTCCCGATCCCCGGCTGCGGCAATTCGGCCGAAGCGACCGCCTGCACCTGGACCGCGTTCACCCGCCTCGCCGCACCGCGGGGATAA
- the serB gene encoding phosphoserine phosphatase SerB has protein sequence MFVATLIAAGKLTGEVVREAIDRLDATEHEVGAPHWLDEGDAADIVFQGSLVSARAELAKMDHGALDVVVQPLGDRTKKLIIADMDSTMITVECIDELADYAGLKPQIAAITERAMRGEIDFAAALAERVGLLGGMAESTLVDCRMERVRLTRGARTLIQTMKAHGAYSILISGGFMPFAGPVGEAIGFDKVIANELEIANGRLTGKVLEPIVDSAAKLETLKAEAAKHGLPLAETLAVGDGANDIPMITAAGLGIGYHPHPAAGEAAAAAIRHHDLTALLWAQGYPRRSWVLG, from the coding sequence ATGTTCGTCGCAACGCTGATAGCAGCCGGAAAGCTGACGGGCGAGGTGGTCCGCGAGGCAATCGACCGGCTCGACGCGACGGAACATGAGGTGGGGGCACCGCACTGGCTCGACGAAGGCGACGCCGCCGATATCGTCTTTCAGGGCAGCCTGGTGAGCGCGCGCGCCGAACTGGCGAAAATGGATCATGGCGCGCTCGACGTCGTCGTCCAGCCGCTCGGCGACCGCACCAAGAAACTGATCATCGCCGACATGGATTCGACGATGATCACCGTCGAATGCATCGACGAACTGGCCGATTATGCGGGGCTGAAGCCGCAGATCGCGGCGATCACCGAACGCGCGATGCGCGGCGAGATCGATTTTGCCGCGGCGCTGGCCGAGCGCGTCGGGCTGCTCGGCGGGATGGCTGAATCGACTTTGGTCGATTGCCGGATGGAGCGCGTACGGCTGACCCGCGGCGCGCGGACCTTGATCCAGACGATGAAGGCGCATGGCGCTTATTCGATCCTGATTTCGGGCGGCTTCATGCCCTTTGCCGGCCCGGTCGGCGAGGCGATCGGTTTCGACAAGGTGATCGCGAACGAGCTGGAGATCGCGAACGGCCGGCTGACCGGCAAGGTGCTGGAGCCGATCGTCGACAGCGCCGCGAAGCTGGAGACGCTGAAGGCCGAGGCGGCGAAGCACGGCCTGCCGCTCGCCGAAACGCTGGCGGTGGGCGACGGCGCCAACGACATCCCGATGATCACCGCGGCGGGGCTGGGCATCGGCTATCACCCGCACCCGGCGGCAGGCGAAGCGGCGGCGGCGGCGATCCGGCATCATGATCTGACGGCGCTGCTGTGGGCGCAGGGCTATCCGCGGCGGTCGTGGGTGCTGGGGTAG